A genomic region of Vibrio ziniensis contains the following coding sequences:
- a CDS encoding glycosyltransferase family 4 protein produces MKILTVSTLFPYENNPKHGIFVETRLRQLLQHYPDIEAKVIAPIPYFPFTHPVFGSYAENAKAPSFEVRHGIEVYHPRYLVIPKIGMTLTPVTLAKAIYKQAKDIIASGYDFDLIDGHYFYPDGVAIEIVAKKLGKPFTVTARGTDINLIPKFNKPKKQIQHVLKSSNHNMAVCEALRQEMINLGAAPEKVTTLRNGVDLELFSFSDQTKQQQLRQQLKLPDQQPVIISTGHLIERKGHHLIIEALSQVPDGLLLIAGDGPEKKKLLNLVEKLGLKNRVQFLGSISQVKLAQYYGASDVLVLASSREGWANVLLEAMACGTPVVATNIWGTPEVVARKEAGVLVNRNSSDIARGIVEALNSKIVRSETRRYAELFSWTDTVILKKTLFKKIINN; encoded by the coding sequence ATGAAAATACTAACCGTTTCTACCTTATTCCCTTATGAAAATAATCCTAAACACGGCATTTTTGTTGAAACTCGTCTACGTCAATTGCTGCAACACTATCCAGATATAGAAGCGAAGGTTATTGCTCCAATCCCCTACTTTCCGTTTACTCATCCGGTGTTTGGCAGCTATGCAGAAAATGCCAAAGCGCCTTCATTTGAAGTTCGCCACGGAATTGAAGTTTATCATCCACGGTATCTTGTTATTCCCAAAATAGGCATGACACTTACACCGGTAACACTTGCTAAAGCGATTTATAAACAAGCAAAAGACATCATCGCTAGTGGCTATGATTTTGATTTGATCGACGGGCACTATTTCTACCCTGATGGTGTGGCTATTGAAATAGTAGCTAAAAAATTAGGTAAACCATTTACGGTGACAGCTAGAGGAACAGACATCAACCTGATACCTAAATTCAATAAACCGAAAAAACAGATCCAACACGTTCTGAAAAGCAGTAATCACAACATGGCAGTATGCGAGGCTCTAAGGCAAGAAATGATTAACTTGGGAGCGGCTCCGGAAAAAGTAACGACCTTGAGAAATGGGGTTGATCTTGAACTGTTTTCTTTTTCAGACCAAACAAAGCAACAACAGCTCAGACAGCAACTTAAACTCCCTGACCAACAACCCGTCATTATTTCCACAGGGCACCTGATTGAGCGCAAAGGACATCACTTAATTATTGAAGCTTTGAGTCAGGTACCCGATGGATTACTTCTGATTGCAGGTGACGGTCCTGAGAAGAAAAAGCTCCTCAACTTAGTCGAAAAACTAGGTCTGAAAAACAGAGTTCAATTTCTCGGCAGTATCAGCCAAGTCAAATTAGCTCAGTACTATGGAGCCTCTGATGTTTTGGTACTCGCATCAAGTCGCGAAGGCTGGGCCAACGTTCTCTTGGAAGCGATGGCCTGTGGTACACCAGTTGTAGCAACAAATATATGGGGAACACCAGAAGTGGTTGCACGTAAAGAAGCAGGAGTATTAGTAAATCGTAACTCTTCAGATATAGCTAGAGGAATAGTTGAAGCTCTTAATAGCAAAATTGTACGCTCAGAGACTCGTAGGTATGCCGAGCTTTTTTCATGGACGGATACTGTAATCCTAAAAAAAACGCTTTTTAAAAAGATTATTAACAACTAG
- a CDS encoding sulfotransferase family protein yields MNQYCHVLGIMPRSGTNYLENIISLHTKCKPCDPIYEDFLISQSELLIRFSKKVRRYWNPNWDTNNEYLTEKNLLEHIGYGLHRFLSSPHLGQEVTNDGQNNITISKTPSVKGIEHFFQLFPNSKLIILVRDGRAIVESGCKSFDWDFEKACFDWSRLVKRINAFIAENTDHKAQIKMVRYEDLINNTEEEVPLIFKFLQVNEDEVLIEDVKNLHISGSSETKKTNKEVTWQPKKMDDNFKPLERFSHWSRYKRRRFEWISGNSLISMGYVNSLERFTILERIAHTILDISWPIRVIPKTIINLIISRKFVLKTY; encoded by the coding sequence ATGAATCAATATTGCCATGTACTTGGAATAATGCCTAGATCAGGTACTAATTATCTAGAAAATATAATTTCGCTTCATACGAAATGTAAACCATGTGACCCTATATATGAAGACTTTCTAATAAGCCAATCAGAACTGCTAATAAGATTTTCAAAGAAAGTGAGAAGGTATTGGAACCCTAACTGGGATACTAATAACGAATATCTAACTGAAAAGAACTTATTAGAACATATCGGCTATGGCTTACATAGATTCCTGTCAAGTCCACATCTAGGACAAGAAGTCACCAACGATGGTCAAAATAATATCACTATCAGTAAAACTCCTTCGGTGAAAGGTATAGAGCATTTTTTTCAACTCTTCCCAAATTCAAAACTGATTATCCTAGTTAGAGATGGCAGAGCAATTGTAGAATCTGGGTGTAAGTCTTTTGATTGGGACTTTGAGAAAGCCTGTTTTGACTGGAGTCGATTGGTAAAACGCATCAATGCTTTTATTGCGGAAAACACTGATCATAAAGCTCAAATCAAAATGGTTAGATATGAAGATCTGATCAACAATACAGAAGAGGAAGTACCGCTAATCTTCAAATTTCTTCAAGTTAATGAAGATGAAGTTCTCATAGAGGACGTAAAAAATTTGCACATTTCAGGTTCATCTGAGACAAAGAAAACGAATAAAGAAGTTACATGGCAGCCTAAAAAAATGGACGATAACTTTAAACCTCTAGAACGTTTTTCGCACTGGAGTCGTTATAAAAGAAGAAGATTTGAATGGATATCTGGAAATAGTTTGATCTCTATGGGCTATGTAAATAGTTTGGAAAGATTTACTATTCTTGAGAGAATAGCACATACTATTCTTGACATTAGTTGGCCAATTAGAGTTATTCCAAAAACTATTATAAATCTTATTATTTCCAGAAAATTCGTCCTTAAAACTTATTAA